The segment CCAATGGCCTGAATCGCACGGCGAGCATCCCAGACGCGCATCCCGTCGACCGTTTGCCCCAGTTGCAGGAAGCGACGGCGAATGTGCGTTTCAAGCTTCTTGTCCTGGCTCCACTCGGTCGGACCGACGCCCCGCTGCACCAACAGGTACGTGCGACCAGGAAGGCTCAGCAACGCTTTCGCGGCGTCGCTCTTCGGCGGCGCACCGACCACAGCATTCAGTTCTTCAATCGCCGTCCAATCGGCTTGATCGGCCAACGAGAGAGTCACGCCGGCGCCGCCGTTGTCGATCAGGAGCAGCGGCAAAGTGACGCCGGGCTGGGTTTCCAGATCGAAAGTGGTGACCTTCGTCTCGCCAATCTGGATGACGGCGACCTGCTTCAGTTGCGGCGCCGATTCCAACTTCGGCCAGCCGGCGAACGACTTGGTCAGCAGCTTCTCGCGAAGTTCGGCGGCTTGCGATTTCCACGCCGTTTCCGAAGCCGGGACTTCCGCCGGCGGAGCGACCGGGACGAACGTTTCCTGGATCTTGGTGTTGATCTCGTCGGCCGGGAGTTCGGCGAAGACTTTCAAGTCTTTCTTTGCGAAGAGCGGCGTCGCCGGGACGTCGATCAGCGGCGTTTCGCCCTTCAAGTGTCGGCTGAGCCAATAGAAGGCGGGAACGCGGAGCGGCTGCGTGTCGGCATGTCCGCCGTCGACGATGCAAAGACCGAGGTTCTGCTTCGCGTCGTAAAGACTGTAAATGTCTCGAGCTTCAAAAAAGGTTCGCGTGACGCCGTCGAGCGGAAAGATCGGATCGCTGTCGGTGTTGGCGATCATCAGCGGTCGCGGCGCGACCAGGGCAGGGAGGAAGCTAAAGTCATAACGCGGCGTGTTGACCCAGAACATGCAGTCGCAATGTCCGTTGATGCAACCGTCGACGATATGGTTTTGCATGTCGGTGATGCCGGCGACCGGAACCGCCGCTTTGATCCGATCGTCGAGCGCGGCGATGTACCAGCTGTAGGCGCCGCCGCCGCTACGTCCAGTGACGCCGATCTTCTCGGGATCGACGTCGTCGCGAGCTTGCAGCAGATCGATCGCGCGAACGCAGTTCCACGCTTCCACTCCGGCCGGCGTGTAGCCCCGGTTGATCCACCACCACATGCCAAGATTATGCGTGCCGTGATGCAGACCCTCGATCTCGCCCAGTTGCAAAGTGTCGATCGTCAAGCAAATGAAACCATGCCGAGCGAACCACGCGCCATGATGTTGGTAGTGCGTTTTGTTCCCCAGGCTCACTCCGTTCTCGACCACCTTGCCGTGACCGCAAACGTACAGGATCGCCGGCAGACGACCTTCCGACTTCGCCGGACGATAAAGATTGCCGGTGACGTACAAACCGGGGCGCGATTGGAAGTGAATCTTCTCGACGACCACGCCGTCCGCTTCAAGCGTGCCGGTCACAGTCGTTTTCAGATCGGTCTTCTCCGGCCACGGCTCCAGGCCGAGCATTTCCTTTAATTGATCGTGATATCTCTCTCGCTTGGATTTCCACTCGTCGAGCGAGGTAACGCCGGCGATCGGCTGATTGGTCAGCGCGGCAGTCTCCGCTTCAAAGTATTTTTGCACTGCCGCATCGCCCGGTTCGGCATTAGCCGACGACGTGAGTTGGAAATAGATCGCAGCGGAGAGCGCAAGCGCAACGGAGAGGACCAGTCGATGACGACTCATGGCATGTTTCCAGCGAGGCGAATGGAAGAAAGGCGGGAAGGTGGGATAGGGCGTGAGCTTCTATCCTCATCTCTTTTTCGCCGCGAGTCAACTCTGCGCTGGCAAGGCCCGCTTTTCCGCCCGAATTCCTAGACCGGCGGCTTGTTCGGACCAGGAAGTTCGCCGTTCCCTTGAGCGTGCAAGCTGCCGTTACGGAAAGCCTGGGCCATCGACTTGGGTACTTCCGCTTCCGCCAGGACCAGCTTCGCGCGATTGAGCACGACCTTCGCTTTGTTCTCTTGCTCGGTCGCAACCGCTTCGGCGCGGCGCTGTTCGGCTTTGGCGCGAGCGACGCGGGTGTCGGCTTCGGCCTGATCGTTTTGCAATCGAGCGCCGATATTTTCGCCGACGTCGATATCGGCGATGTCGATCGAAATAATCGCGTAAGCGGTTTGCGCGTCAAGATTACGATCGAGCACCGCGCGGGTAATCAGATCAGGATTTTCGAGCACGCGGGTGTGCGTGTCGCTGGAACCGATCGCCGAAATGATGCATTCGCCGACGCGGGCGATAACGGTTTCTTCCGTGGCGCCGCCGATCAATTGCTCGAGCGACGTGCGGACCGTCACTTTCGCGCGAACGCGAAGTTCGATGCCGTTCTTGGCGATGGCGCTCAAAGTCGCTTTGCCGCTGCGACGCGGATCGGGACAGTCGATCACCTTCGGCGAAACGCTGGTCCGTACCGCTTCGACCACGTCGCGTCCGGCGAGATCGATCGCCGCGGCGCGGTCAAAGTCGAGCGCAATCTGCGCGCGATGGGCGGCGATGATCGCGTGGATCACCGCCATGACGTTCCCGCCGGCCAGATAGTGCGCTTCGAGCCGCTTGGTGCTGATGCCGTCGCGTTTGTCGATGCTGAGCCCCGATTGCGAGGCCATGATCTTCGCTTTGACGATCACGCGGCTGTTGACCTGGCGGAAGCTCATCCCGATCAGCTCGAACAGCGATACGCCGGCCTGCGACATATAGGCCTGAAACCAGAGGGGCCCATACGCCAGCAAGATGATCAAGAATACGAAGCCGAAGAGGGCCAACAGCCCTCCGAGCACGATGTAAAGCAGATATCCGCCGCTTTCCTGGGCCAGCATCATCCACGGTGCAACGTTCGGCATAAAATCTCGACCTCGGCGAACAGTATGTAGGGCAATTCCTTAGCCGGCATGATACCGGATGGGGAACCGCCCTTCCACTAGATTTACTCGGCGATCTGAAGCACTTCGCCGCCGCGATAAACGTAAACTTGGTACAGCTGCATGTATAGCATCGTCGTCACGAACATGATGAAAACGGCCGCCGGCAAGATGCCGACGCAGCATGCGAGCATACCGAGCGAACCGACCACCATGGCAACAACCATCGTGAACAGCATAACTAGGATCTCTTCGAGCCACATTCTCTTGAAGAAGTCGATCATGAAGCCAAAGTTAAACCCGTCTCCAAATTGCTTGGTGAAGCCGACCCGAATAAGCGCCGGCATGATCAACAGATTAGCCAGGAACATCAGGAAGTAGGGAACGAAAATAGCGCCAATCCCGACAATCGCGCCGCCAGCGTCTCCCAGTTGGGCGGCGACGAGGCTCATACCGAAAATGAAAACATACATAATCACCTGCATCATCAAGCTGATGAGGAAGGAGACCAGGAAGACCCACAAGCCGCGCATCAGGTAATCGCCGAAGCGATCAAACGTAAAACCGTGATAAGGACGTTCGCCGCGACCGGTCAGCAACATCGCCGCCACCTCGAAGCAGTACCCCCAGACGACGATCGCCCCCAGGATCGGTATCAGCAGAATCAGCGAGGGCAACAGTAGGTTGTTAACCCACTGCGGGTGCTCCGAAAACTGCGATAGGGGACCGAGATAGTCGATCGAATCGCGCGGCGACAGCGGCGACCCGGCCGCATCCGACGGCGATTGGAAAGACTCTCCACTGGGCGACTGAAATGGATTCGACGAATCGTTGGACATCCTAAGCTCCCCCGTCAAATGATGCGATGATCGTGAATTGGTCCGCCACGTAAGGCGGCATTGTCGCCGTTTACTCCGCCTTTTTCAACTGATGCGACAGCAGCCAGGTATAGACTTCTGGATTGTTGTAGGTCTCGGTCCAGCTGTCGTGGCCAACTCCGGGATAAATCGTCAGTTTGACGTCGCCGCCGGCCGCTTTGACCGCTTCGACCATTTCTTCGCTCCGCTTCAGCGGCACGGCGCCATCTTTGTCGCCATGGAACGCCCAGAGGGGCGTCGATTTCAGAGCGTCCGCTTGGGTCGGATCGCCGCCCCCGCAAACCGGAATCGCCGCGGCGAACTTGTGCGGGTGCTTCGCGACCAGCGACCAGGTACCGAAGCCGCCCATGCTGAGCCCGGTGCAGTAGAAGCGAGTCGGATCGACGTTGTACTTCTTTTCGATCGCGTCGAGCAGCTGCGTCAGGGCTTCCTGCTTTTCGCTGGCGTTCCACCAAACTCCCTCAGAGCACTGGGGCGAGACGATGATAAACGGCATTTCCTTTTCCGGAACCAGTTTCGGCGGGCCATGCTTTTTGACCACGTTCAGATCGGTTCCGCGTTCGCCGGCGCCGTGCAAAAAGAGCATCAGCGGCTTCTTTTCGCCGTCGGCCTTATAGTCGGTGGGAAGATAGAGCCAATATCCCAATTTCTCTGGGTCGTGCCCTTCGACCTTCACTTCGAGTTCTTGCGCGACTTGCTTGCCGGGCGCCGGCTGGTCGGCAGAGGGTTGATCGGCGGCCATCAGGGCGAAACTCCCGAGAAACAAAAGACCAAGCGAGGCGAGCGATTTAAACACGGCGATACTCCAGGAAAACGACTGAAATCGCTTACAGCCTAATAGGGGGCGAACCCAAATGCAATTAGCGCACTTTAGCGCAACTGCTGCTTGAGCCAGTCAATTTCGGTCGCGATTCCGGCCGCCAGCTCCTCTTGGCGGAGCTCGGGGGGCAATACCGTCCAGGCATAGGTCTCGACCTCAAAGTGCTTGATCGGGGCCAGCAGCTCGCGTTGGCGGAGGAGGTCGAGGATTCGCCCTTGGGTCGTGCGGAGCGGGCCGAACGCGTCGATGTAAATCGGCATGTGAAAGTGAATCCGCCAGATCCCTTCGGGCGGACCTTCCAGCGCGTTCAGCACCGCCGGCAGATCTTCGTGCAGGGTTCGCTCGCCGCTGGGCGTTTCGGCCATCGTCTGGTGGAGATAGCGATCTTCGGCGAATTGCATGAGACGCTGAATCGCCGCGTTGCTCTCTTCTTCGCTCAGCGACTCAAAATCGACTTCGATCGCCGACGAAATCTGCACTTTGCCGACGCTGATGCCGGCCGCCGCGTATTGCGACAAGACCGACGATTGGTCTTCGCACATCACCGCCGCGTGGCAAACGTCATGGCAGACGCGGATGTAGCGCGCGATTTGCGCCGGATCGCCGGCCGGGAACAAGCGATTCTGGAAGAAGGCGATCATGTCGGCGGTCGTGTCGATCGCGCAGCCTGGTTCCGGTTCGATGCAAACGTAGATCAACCGCCCGGTCGATTGCTCGATCCGTGCAAGTTCGTTGGCGAGCGTGAGAAAGTTGGCGACCACCGCGGCATAAGCTTCTTCACTCAGCGGTGGATCGCCCCACGCGATCGGCAGCGTCGAGATGCTTCCTTCTTCGCCAGGGGGCAGCAGCTCGTCGAGAATGTGCGCCAAGTCGAGCGTGTACTGCAAACGTAGCGGGTCGATCCAGGTCGGTTCGTAAACCGCATGCTTCACGACCGCTTGATGAAAGTTGCCGTAGGGAAAACCGTTCAGCGTGTAAGGGATCAGCTGGTTATCGTTCAGGAAACCGCGAAAGCGAGCCAGGCGATCCGGGTCTCGCAGCTCTTTGGCGGTCACGGCCGAAAGCCAGAGGCCGACTCCCATCGGTTTGCGCGGAGAGA is part of the Blastopirellula sediminis genome and harbors:
- a CDS encoding alpha/beta hydrolase; the encoded protein is MSRHRLVLSVALALSAAIYFQLTSSANAEPGDAAVQKYFEAETAALTNQPIAGVTSLDEWKSKRERYHDQLKEMLGLEPWPEKTDLKTTVTGTLEADGVVVEKIHFQSRPGLYVTGNLYRPAKSEGRLPAILYVCGHGKVVENGVSLGNKTHYQHHGAWFARHGFICLTIDTLQLGEIEGLHHGTHNLGMWWWINRGYTPAGVEAWNCVRAIDLLQARDDVDPEKIGVTGRSGGGAYSWYIAALDDRIKAAVPVAGITDMQNHIVDGCINGHCDCMFWVNTPRYDFSFLPALVAPRPLMIANTDSDPIFPLDGVTRTFFEARDIYSLYDAKQNLGLCIVDGGHADTQPLRVPAFYWLSRHLKGETPLIDVPATPLFAKKDLKVFAELPADEINTKIQETFVPVAPPAEVPASETAWKSQAAELREKLLTKSFAGWPKLESAPQLKQVAVIQIGETKVTTFDLETQPGVTLPLLLIDNGGAGVTLSLADQADWTAIEELNAVVGAPPKSDAAKALLSLPGRTYLLVQRGVGPTEWSQDKKLETHIRRRFLQLGQTVDGMRVWDARRAIQAIGDPKLTISAAGVNAGVAVYATIFEPSVAKIDATHLPADERDGPILLNVRRFMNMPEAVALAAENAAIEVDAESAAAVAYAQAVGKQLKWPADQVSVKK
- the floA gene encoding flotillin-like protein FloA (flotillin-like protein involved in membrane lipid rafts), with product MPNVAPWMMLAQESGGYLLYIVLGGLLALFGFVFLIILLAYGPLWFQAYMSQAGVSLFELIGMSFRQVNSRVIVKAKIMASQSGLSIDKRDGISTKRLEAHYLAGGNVMAVIHAIIAAHRAQIALDFDRAAAIDLAGRDVVEAVRTSVSPKVIDCPDPRRSGKATLSAIAKNGIELRVRAKVTVRTSLEQLIGGATEETVIARVGECIISAIGSSDTHTRVLENPDLITRAVLDRNLDAQTAYAIISIDIADIDVGENIGARLQNDQAEADTRVARAKAEQRRAEAVATEQENKAKVVLNRAKLVLAEAEVPKSMAQAFRNGSLHAQGNGELPGPNKPPV
- a CDS encoding DUF4013 domain-containing protein, whose product is MSNDSSNPFQSPSGESFQSPSDAAGSPLSPRDSIDYLGPLSQFSEHPQWVNNLLLPSLILLIPILGAIVVWGYCFEVAAMLLTGRGERPYHGFTFDRFGDYLMRGLWVFLVSFLISLMMQVIMYVFIFGMSLVAAQLGDAGGAIVGIGAIFVPYFLMFLANLLIMPALIRVGFTKQFGDGFNFGFMIDFFKRMWLEEILVMLFTMVVAMVVGSLGMLACCVGILPAAVFIMFVTTMLYMQLYQVYVYRGGEVLQIAE
- a CDS encoding carboxylesterase family protein, producing MAADQPSADQPAPGKQVAQELEVKVEGHDPEKLGYWLYLPTDYKADGEKKPLMLFLHGAGERGTDLNVVKKHGPPKLVPEKEMPFIIVSPQCSEGVWWNASEKQEALTQLLDAIEKKYNVDPTRFYCTGLSMGGFGTWSLVAKHPHKFAAAIPVCGGGDPTQADALKSTPLWAFHGDKDGAVPLKRSEEMVEAVKAAGGDVKLTIYPGVGHDSWTETYNNPEVYTWLLSHQLKKAE
- the eboE gene encoding metabolite traffic protein EboE; the protein is MSLPDWIGYCTNVHAGANLAETEANLQKHAVRVRQLISPRKPMGVGLWLSAVTAKELRDPDRLARFRGFLNDNQLIPYTLNGFPYGNFHQAVVKHAVYEPTWIDPLRLQYTLDLAHILDELLPPGEEGSISTLPIAWGDPPLSEEAYAAVVANFLTLANELARIEQSTGRLIYVCIEPEPGCAIDTTADMIAFFQNRLFPAGDPAQIARYIRVCHDVCHAAVMCEDQSSVLSQYAAAGISVGKVQISSAIEVDFESLSEEESNAAIQRLMQFAEDRYLHQTMAETPSGERTLHEDLPAVLNALEGPPEGIWRIHFHMPIYIDAFGPLRTTQGRILDLLRQRELLAPIKHFEVETYAWTVLPPELRQEELAAGIATEIDWLKQQLR